The stretch of DNA GTGCCTGGAAAATTAAGATCACAACCGTCAGGTAACGGGTAATCTGATTGATTTTCCGGCGTCCGCTTTCGCCTTCCCTTTGCATTTTCTGGAAGAACGGGATGGCTATACCCAATAACTGCACTACGATGGAGGCAGTGATATACGGCATGATACCCAATGCTACAATTGATGCATTAGAAAATGCACCCCCCGAGAACATATCCAGCAATCCCATTACTCCACCGGCAGTCTGATCTTTCAGCGCCGTTAATTCATGAGGATCGATACCGGGTAATGTTACGAACGAACAAAGCCTGTACACCAAAATTATTCCTAATGTATACAGAATCCTTGAGCGCAGGTCTTCGATTTTCCAAATATTCTTAATTGTCTGAATAAAAGCCTTCATTCTTTTATTGTATTACGGCTGTTCCTTCTAACGCTTCGATAGCTGTTTTAGCCGAATTAGAAAATGCGTGCGCTTTGACTTCCAGTTTTTTGGTCAGGGTGCCTTTACCTAAAATTTTTACCAAACTGTTTTTAGGTGCTAAGCCGGCATTGACTAATGTATCCACATCGATGGATACGATTCCTGTTTTTTCTGCAAAAGCTTCCAACGCATCAAGATTGACTGCTTTATATTCTTTACGGAACTGATTTTTGAAACCGAATTTAGGAACACGGCGTTGTAAAGGCATTTGACCTCCTTCAAATCCGATTTTCTTCGAATACCCGGAAATCGCTTTCTGACCTTTGTGTCCTTTTGTAGAAGTACCGCCTTTGCCACTTCCTTGTCCGCGACCAAGTCGTTTCCCTTCTTTTTTCACCGACCCGTCAGCCGGTTTCAGACTACTTAAATTCATTTGATTCTTATGATAATATAAG from Bacteroidales bacterium encodes:
- a CDS encoding preprotein translocase subunit SecY; translation: MKAFIQTIKNIWKIEDLRSRILYTLGIILVYRLCSFVTLPGIDPHELTALKDQTAGGVMGLLDMFSGGAFSNASIVALGIMPYITASIVVQLLGIAIPFFQKMQREGESGRRKINQITRYLTVVILIFQA
- the rplO gene encoding 50S ribosomal protein L15 — its product is MNLSSLKPADGSVKKEGKRLGRGQGSGKGGTSTKGHKGQKAISGYSKKIGFEGGQMPLQRRVPKFGFKNQFRKEYKAVNLDALEAFAEKTGIVSIDVDTLVNAGLAPKNSLVKILGKGTLTKKLEVKAHAFSNSAKTAIEALEGTAVIQ